A DNA window from Synchiropus splendidus isolate RoL2022-P1 chromosome 2, RoL_Sspl_1.0, whole genome shotgun sequence contains the following coding sequences:
- the LOC128753723 gene encoding DNA polymerase theta-like isoform X3 gives MNAPGPTAKKKSYLGQHQIKKATSVQHANEPLNRDDMMKHAVKADRSEASNEGRNGVKEGSQLGQSTLALDEEMLMAADVIDPRNTTASNVCRTTVISDESNSTNGKLAHDRAWKRNVKNTSLREDCKDLAQRLLFSEDSEAGQTKYPSVLQSSNGQPSKEVKNTQQSENWETSELRRKDPRCVKNRNENRLQNTSKDYILFSPTRLAEALKKAKLQQSLQNHSASVLTVPSGLDVSTLADTLPQPGMALHAPVDQTDKLLLSNWGLPSPVFECYRKHKVTHMFEWQAQCLAVGKVLQGGNLVYSAPTSAGKTLVSELLMLKRVLETKRKALFILPFVSVAKEKMLYLQSVFEEAGVRVEGYMGSTSAAGGFAALDIAVCTIEKANSLINRLIEEENMATLGMVVVDELHMVGDSGRGYLLELLLTKIRYIALKQTTGSLSEGVQIVGMSATLPNLSLLACWLDAELYQTDYRPVPLQEHLKVGSEIYDNSLSVVRQFTPPLQVKGDDDHIVSLCYETVIEGHSVLLFCPSKNWCEKLADSIAREFYNLKRTSVHGESGLQPVSLDQDGLVDVLAQLSRTPAGLDPILQRAVPWGVAFHHAGLTFDERDVLEGAFRQGMVKVLAATSTLSSGVNLPARRVIIRTPTFNGHLLDPLTYKQMAGRAGRKGVDTTGESVLVCKPAERQKGMKLLSGTLQPISSCLVRREGEGVSTSMLRAILEIIVGGVASRPEDVRLYAACSLLAASMKATGKEETNKGAIEACVEWLMDNEFISIEKNEQEERYCPTLLGAATLSSSLSPPEALEIFADLQRAMKGFVLENDLHILFLITPLYAEWTTIDWYQFFCLWEQLPSSMKRVAELVGVQEGFLARSVSGKLVAKTEKQRRQMAIHKRFFTTLVLQDLVNEVPLGNVASKYKCNRGQLQSLQQSAATYAGMVTVFCRRLGWNNMELLLSQYQTRLSFGVQKELVDLVRVSLLSAARARALYAQGLCTVAELARASVDDVEKALRNAVPFKSSKRAVDECETEAAERRNLRCVWVAGGRALTEREAAVEIVSEARLLLQEDLAQLGVHWNPTMFPQGLIDVNCAGGNLCKDTSSRPDLSLEQTKTACSQNQPERDVATHIQEKHEADCKVEDPKERNKAEGANRLERLTQEVGENTQLVGKCLRGIVVNSRNPTEEMEGITASSVEPGTSNVDKISAEDLEVASKRSTHPDANSSKNPSRSLTQELAEIVSSPLSYPQLPPEHGLTPRPPPPWFRGPISRAEQTVVSPRETIQLEFGGSPVLPGKLKHSRILSKVLNSIRTDSTSESSRPPGPTEEAAFSVPHAEVAATPVLENHPRVSTPANANLVNASPSSFPSLSPEAKRRRIESRGVDAFSSPDLYSGDEKDVQEGEKKKEETFGDSFELDTQTENIIVKPASEPRNESCNLIVGSESRQGGQLVGDFKPVEDETVLENANNPQLKFNISLTDSQMEHILDISHQSSAGHALSSADGNENAGGCDDDGDDNEGVGGENVNRSSSFLFDSLYDSALLAGLNSCQDSCPSDLEDSSGSPLVNVQAQQRSEILMNQEAEELEAIQWGESSFNLSEWGDTLLVGHHFLEKKSHLMEEQTSHREELRIITDVLEEPLNSHGDPAHIEPALSSVTSMLVKCDSRDNFNVSQGNSEAQSDGKPAVDAEKNLVKDSPLIDKLTDGLCCSPGLQEIFDRWPSMSDQNWQTGHADTGSVPALGTNLSDKPSSTENVENDKADLAADLVPPTQQTPPVTPRIKLTTSSVQSPLTAQRDSRTTPCRLVSVANQLASEKFIQTHKHGQDAKPQPESEHVNKAKPASLSTTQHDNQEDHSSPQTHKDFSLQLSQDASLCSGYPGAFSIIDVASDRGLFDTFINEWKTKERFSLALACEKKEAKQERAASKAHQVLHRADGFPIRSSDGAVLVGLSVCWGGRDAYFISLQEEQSKGLSSSLAPPALDEDLSVRERLEKVKLCLSRMSSSRADGVVITYDIIKVYKMLILSCGVSLEGHCEDPKVACWLVDPSSEERTLANMVTVYCPEELPLVEGLGNGSVYCPRVRAATTSVLVLAVMNHLSGLLEKVSILDFFRNVEMPSQVCLALLELNGVGFSVEECERQKHVMQAKLSALESQAYDLAGHSFSLTSIDDIAQVLFLELHLPPNGEIGGSKSKKTLGYTRRGGGRVRLGKQFSTTKDVLEKLRPLHPLPGVILEWRRITCALTKVVFPLQREKKYHPTLGMDRIYPIAQTHTATGRVSFTEPNIQNVPKDFEIFMPTEVGESPPSQDGHGMDAKHMKRRRSSVAPPVSGDDKGPSFSVSMRHAFIPFPGGMILAADYSQLELRVLAHLSKDQRLLQVLNGGADVFRCIAAEWKGMEAASVNDSLRQQAKQICYGIIYGMGAKSLGEQMGVEENDAACYIESFKSRYKGINLFLKETVRKCVQNGFVQTLMGRRRYLPGITDTNPHVKAHAERQAVNTTVQGSAADIVKLATVNIQKRLHRAYSAAPPSHEHTHSDDGRSRTTPPGGAYFVLQLHDELIYETTEENLLQVAQIVKREMETAVKLYVKLKAKVKVGPSWGNLQDLEL, from the exons ATGAATGCCCCGGGTCCAACCGCAAAGAAGAAAAGCTACCTTGGGCAGCACCAAATAAAAAAGGCCACGAG CGTTCAACACGCCAACGAGCCCTTAAACAGAGACGACATGATGAAACATGCTGTCAAAGCAGACCGATCAGAAGCGTCAAACGAAGGCAGAAAT GGTGTGAAAGAAGGTTCACAACTAGGACAATCCACATTAGCATTGGATGAGGAAATGCTGATGGCGGCAGATGTCATTGATCCCCGCAATACAACAGCCAGCAACGTTTGTCGCACAACTGTCATCTCAGATGAATCAAACTCAACCAATGGCAAGTTGGCACATGACAGAGCTTGGaagagaaatgtgaaaaacacatcactgaGAGAAGACTGCAAAGACCTTGCTCAGCGTCTACTTTTCAGCGAAGATTCAGAGGCAGGTCAGACCAAGTACCCATCAGTGCTACAGTCTAGCAATGGGCAGCCAAGTAAGGAAgtgaaaaacacacagcaatCAGAAAACTG GGAGACATCTGAATTGAGAAGAAAGGACCCTCGATGCgtcaaaaatagaaatgaaaatcgTCTTCAAAATACATCGAAAGACTACATCTTATTCAGTCCTACGCGCCTTGCAGAAGCTTTGAAGAAGGCCAAGCTCCAACAGTCATTGCAGAATCACTCGGCATCAGTGCTTACTGTCCCCAGTGGTTTAGATGTCAGCACGCTAGCAGACACTTTACCTCAGCCAG GAATGGCTCTTCACGCTCCTGTTGATCAGACTGACAAGCTCCTGTTGTCCAACTGGGGCCTACCAAGTCCTGTTTTTGAGTGCTACCGAAAGCACAAAGTGACTCACATGTTTGAGTGGCAGGCTCAGTGTCTTGCTGTTGGAAAGGTTCTACAGGGAGGGAATTTGGTGTACTCTG CCCCTACAAGTGCTGGAAAAACTCTGGTGTCGGAGCTGCTGATGCTGAAGCGGGTGTTGGAAACTAAAAGAAAGGCTCTCTtcattcttccatttgtttCTGTGGCCAAAGAGAAAATGCTTTACCTTCAG AGCGTGTTTGAAGAAGCTGGTGTGCGTGTGGAGGGATATATGGGAAGcacctctgctgctggaggattTGCTGCGCTGGACATTGCGGTTTGCACCATTGAAAAGGCCAATTCCCTCATCAACAGGCTGATCGAAGAGGAAAATATGGCAACATTGG GTATGGTCGTGGTTGATGAGTTGCATATGGTTGGAGATTCTGGAAGAGGATACCTGCTTGAACTTCTCCTAACCAAAATCCGCTACATTGCACTGAAACAGACCACTGG GTCTCTCTCTGAGGGTGTGCAGATAGTAGGTATGAGTGCCACCTTGCCGAACCTTTCCCTGCTGGCCTGCTGGTTAGATGCTGAGCTTTACCAGACTGACTACAGACCTGTACCCTTGCAGGAGCATCTCAAGGTCGGCAGCGAAATCTATGACAACAGCCTGTCTGTGGTGCGACAGTTCACGCCTCCACTACAAGTAAAG GGTGATGATGACCACATTGTCAGTCTGTGCTATGAGACAGTGATAGAAGGACATTCTGTCTTACTGTTCTGTCCTTCGAAGAACTGGTGTGAGAAACTAGCTGACAGCATTGCACGAGAATTCTACAACTTGAAACGCACAA GCGTACATGGCGAATCAGGGCTCCAGCCAGTGTCTCTGGATCAGGATGGGCTCGTGGATGTCCTCGCACAGTTGAGCCGAACTCCTGCCGGATTAGATCCGATTCTGCAGCGTGCCGTGCCCTGGGGTGTGGCCTTCCATCATGCTG GTCTTACTTTTGATGAGCGTGACGTGTTGGAGGGAGCATTTCGTCAGGGGATGGTGAAGGTCCTCGCTGCCACCTCCACACTGTCCTCTGGTGTTAACCTTCCCGCTCGCAGGGTCATCATTCGAACACCAACTTTTAATGGGCACCTGTTGGATCCGCTGACATACAAACAGATGGCTGGACGAGCCGGCAGGAAAGGAGTCGACACAACAG GTGAAAGTGTTTTGGTCTGCAAACCGGCAGAGCGCCAGAAAGGAATGAAGCTACTCAGCGGAACTCTTCAACCAATCAGCAGTTGCTTAGTGAGACGAGAAGGAGAGGGTGTGTCTACCAGCATGCTGCGAGCGATATTAGAG ATCATTGTCGGAGGTGTTGCCAGCAGACCAGAGGATGTGCGGTTGTACGCCGCCTGCTCTTTATTGGCTGCCAGCATGAAAGCGACTGGCAAAGAAGAGACCAACAAGGGAGCTATTGAGGCTTGTGTGGAATGGTTGATGGACAATGAATTCAtcagcattgaaaaaaatgagcaAG AGGAGCGTTACTGTCCCACTCTCCTTGGTGCTgccactctctcctcctctctatCCCCGCCGGAGGCCCTCGAAATATTCGCAGACCTCCAGCGAGCGATGAAAGGATTTGTCCTGGAAAACGACCTGCACATTCTTTTTCTG ATCACCCCGCTGTATGCTGAGTGGACAACCATTGACTGGTATCAGTTCTTCTGCCTGTGGGAGCAGCTACCGTCCTCCATGAAGCGAGTGGCGGAGCTGGTTGGTGTTCAGGAGGGCTTTCTGGCTCGGTCAGTCAGTGGCAAACTTGTCGCCAAGACAGAAAAGCAGCGAAGACAAATGGCCATTCATAAACG GTTCTTTACAACACTTGTGCTGCAGGATCTGGTGAACGAGGTGCCTTTAGGAAATGTAGCGTCCAAGTACAAGTGCAATCGTGGACAGTTGCAGTCTCTCCAGCAGTCAGCTGCTACATATgcag GAATGGTGACCGTGTTCTGCAGACGTCTGGGCTGGAACAACATGGAGCTGCTGTTGTCCCAGTACCAGACAAGGCTCAGCTTTGGGGTCCAGAAAGAGCTGGTAGACCTCGTCCGGGTGTCCCTCCTGAGTGCAGCGAGAGCTAGAGCGCTGTATGCCCAAGGGCTGTGCACTGTTGCTGAGCTGGCCCGTGCATCAGTTGATGATGTGGAGAAAGCCTTGAGGAACGCTGTGCCTTTTAAGAG CTCGAAGCGTGCCGTGGATGAGTGTGAGACAGAAGCTGCAGAGCGACGGAATCTCCGCTGTGTTTGGGTCGCCGGCGGAAGGGCTCTGACTGAGCGGGAAGCAGCTGTTGAGATTGTGTCAGAGGCGAGACTCCTTCTCCAGGAAGACCTTGCTCAGCTCGGAGTTCACTGGAACCCGACAATGTTCCCTCAAGGGCTGATTGACGTCAACTGTGCGGGCGGAAATCTGTGCAAAGACACGTCTTCTCGTCCAGATTTGAGCTTGGAGCAAACAAAGACGGCATGTAGTCAGAACCAGCCAGAGAGAGACGTGGCAACACACATTCAGGAGAAGCATGAGGCAGACTGTAAAGTAGAAGACCCCAAAGAGAGGAATAAAGCTGAGGGAGCGAACAGACTGGAGCGGCTCACTCAAGAAGTCGGTGAAAATACGCAGTTGGTGGGCAAATGTCTTCGAGGAATCGTAGTAAATAGTAGAAACCCAACTGAAGAGATGGAAGGCATCACAGCCTCCTCTGTGGAACCTGGAACCTCCAATGTTGACAAAATAAGTGCTGAGGATCTGGAAGTAGCAAGCAAACGTTCGACTCATCCTGATGCAAACTCATCTAAAAATCCCAGTAGAAGCTTGACCCAGGAGCTGGCTGAGATTGTATCAAGCCCTTTGTCCTACCCCCAGCTACCACCTGAACACGGTTTGACCCCAAGGCCTCCGCCACCTTGGTTTAGAGGCCCAATTTCAAGGGCAGAACAAACTGTTGTCTCACCCAGAGAGACCATACAGCTAGAGTTTGGAGGTTCACCTGTGCTGCCGGGCAAACTGAAACACTCAAGAATACTCAGCAAAGTTCTCAACTCTATTAGAACTGACTCCACTTCGGAAAGCTCTCGTCCTCCTGGTCCTACGGAGGAAGCTGCTTTTTCTGTGCCTCACGCTGAAGTGGCTGCGACTCCTGTCCTGGAAAATCACCCCAGAGTTTCCACACCTGCTAATGCAAACTTGGTTAATGCCTCCCCTTCATCCTTCCCTTCACTGTCCCCAGAGGCCAAACGGCGACGTATAGAGAGCAGAGGTGTGGACGCATTCTCTTCTCCCGATTTGTACTCGGGTGATGAAAAAGATGTGCAAGAaggggagaagaagaaagaggaaacGTTTGGTGACAGCTTTGAATTGGAcacacagactgaaaacatcaTTGTGAAACCAGCTTCTGAGCCCAGAAATGAAAGCTGCAATCTTATAGTGGGGTCAGAAAGTAGACAAGGGGGCCAGTTAGTGGGCGATTTTAAGCCGGTCGAGGATGAGACAGTTCTTGAAAATGCAAATAATCCTCAGCTcaaattcaacatttctttAACTGACAGTCAGATGGAGCATATCCTTGACATCAGCCACCAGAGTTCTGCAGGCCATGCACTCAGTTCTGCTGACGGAAATGAAAATGCCGGTggctgtgatgatgatggtgatgataatgAGGGGGTGGGTGGTGAAAACGTGAACAGAAGTAGCAGCTTCCTGTTCGACAGCCTGTATGACAGCGCCCTGCTTGCTGGGCTGAACTCATGCCAAGACTCATGCCCATCAGATCTGGAAGACTCCAGTGGGTCTCCTCTTGTCAACGTTCAGGCACAACAGCGCAGTGAAATACTTATGAACCAGGAGGCAGAAGAACTTGAAGCGATCCAGTGGGGAGAGTCTTCCTTCAACCTGTCTGAGTGGGGGGACACTCTGCTGGTGGGCCACCACTTCTTGGAGAAGAAAAGTCATCTTATGGAGGAGCAGACGAGCCATCGGGAGGAGCTTCGCATTATTACAGATGTCCTTGAAGAACCGCTAAATTCTCATGGAGACCCTGCTCATATTGAGCCAGCCCTTTCATCAGTTACTTCAATGTTGGTTAAATGTGACTCAAGAGACAATTTCAATGTAAGTCAAGGTAATTCAGAGGCTCAAAGCGATGGAAAGCCAGCTGTTGATGCTGAGAAGAACTTGGTGAAGGACTCTCCACTTATTGACAAGTTAACGGACGGCTTGTGCTGCAGTCCTGGCCTGCAAGAAATCTTCGATCGGTGGCCAAGCATGTCTGATCAGAACTGGCAAACGGGCCATGCAGACACTGGGTCAGTTCCCGCACTCGGAACCAACCTCTCAGATAAGCCCAGCTCCACTGAGAATGTGGAAAATGATAAAGCAGACTTGGCTGCCGACTTGGTTCCCCCGACGCAACAAACCCCTCCTGTGACACCGAGGATAAAACTGACCACCTCGTCTGTCCAGTCTCCCCTCACTGCTCAGCGGGACAGTCGGACCACTCCCTGCCGTCTGGTTTCCGTGGCAAATCAACTGGCTTCAGAAAAATTCATCCAGACGCACAAACATGGGCAAGATGCAAAACCCCAGCCTGAATCTGAGCATGTCAACAAAGCAAAGCCTGCATCACTGTCAACAACACAACATGACAACCAGGAAGACCACTCCTCTCCACAGACTCACAAAGACTTCAGTCTGCAGCTTTCCCAAGACGCGTCTCTGTGTTCTGGCTACCCTGGAGCCTTCAGCATCATCGACGTGGCCAGTGACAGAGGCCTGTTTGACACTTTTATAAATGAGTGGAAAACTAAAGAACGATTCTCATTGGCTTTGGCTTGTGAGAAGAAGGAGGCCAAACAGGAGCGTG CAGCTTCTAAAGCCCATCAGGTGCTGCACAGAGCGGACGGTTTCCCAATAAGGAGCAGTGATGGAGCCGTGCTGGTcggcctgtctgtctgctgggGAGGCCGAGACGCTTACTTCATCTCtctgcaggaggagcagagcaaaG ggtTGAGCTCCAGTCTGGCTCCTCCTGCCCTGGATGAAGACTTGTCAGTgagggagaggctggagaaggTCAAGTTGTGTCTCAGCAGAATGTCATCCAGCCGTGCTGATGGAGTGGTCATCACATACGACATTATCAAGGTGTACAAGATGCTAATTCTCAGCTGTGGCGTCAGTTTGGAGGGACATTGTGAAGATCCAAAG GTGGCGTGCTGGCTGGTGGACCCCAGTAGTGAAGAGAGAACTCTCGccaacatggtgactgtttATTGCCCTGAAgagctccccctggtggagggGCTTGGTAATGGTAGTGTGTACTGTCCCAGAGTGAGAGCAGCCACCACCAGTGTTCTCGTGCTCGCCGTCATGAACCATCTGTCTGGTCTGCTGGAGAAAGTCAGCATTCTGG ACTTCTTCAGGAACGTTGAGATGCCTTCTCAGGTGTGCTTGGCACTGCTGGAACTGAACGGCGTGGGCTTCAGTGTGGAGGAATGTGAAAGGCAAAAACATGTGATGCAAGCCAAACTCTCAGCGCTGGAGTCACAGGCCTACGACCTTGCAGGACACAGCTTCTCTCTAACAAGCATCGATGACATCGCCCAA GTCTTGTTCCTCGAGCTTCACCTGCCACCTAACGGAGAGATCGGAGGCTCAAAGAGTAAGAAGACACTTGGTTACACCCGGAGAGGAGGTGGCAGGGTTCGACTGGGAAAGCAGTTCAGCACTACCAAG GATGTTCTGGAGAAGCTCAGGCCGCTCCATCCTTTGCCAGGGGTGATTCTGGAGTGGAGGCGGATCACCTGCGCCCTCACCAAAGTGGTGTTTCcactgcagagagagaagaaataCCACCCCACACTAGGCATGGACAGAATTTACCCCATCGCCCAGACGCACACCGCTACAG GGAGGGTCAGTTTCACGGAACCAAACATCCAAAATGTCCCCAAAGACTTTGAGATTTTCATGCCCACCGAGGTTGGAGAGAGCCCCCCCTCGCAAGACGGCCACGGCATGGATGCCAAACACAT GAAGAGGAGACGCTCCTCAGTTGCTCCTCCAGTTAGCGGTGACGATAAAGGCCCGAGTTTCTCCGTCAGCATGAGACACGCATTCATCCCTTTTCCAG GTGGGATGATATTGGCAGCCGATTATTCTCAGTTGGAGCTGAGAGTATT